Proteins co-encoded in one Sander vitreus isolate 19-12246 chromosome 9, sanVit1, whole genome shotgun sequence genomic window:
- the lpxn gene encoding leupaxin has protein sequence MTPNHLDSCTRLPISDPVSSTTPPPLTQKQSVKKKIEGGQQENKESSRAGSDADASTTSKKTDTIDDLLGGLSSDLEKIGVRTTTKGHCASCNKSIVGKMITALGHVWHPEHFVCVACKTELSTTGFFEREGQPYCDKDYHQLFSPRCAYCKGPIVQNILTALDQTWHPDHFFCTHCGGLFGPDGFLEKDGKPYCSKDFYLLFAPKCSGCGESVRENYLTAANGTWHPECFVCADCLKPFTDGCFMELNGHPLCSQHFHSRQGTLCGGCGEPITGRCISALDRKFHPEHFVCAFCLRQLSQGIFKEQKGKPYCLACFNKLFV, from the exons GATCCAGTGTCTTCAACGACCCCACCACCTCTTACACAAAAACAGtctgtgaaaaagaaaatagaaggTGGGCAACAGGAGAACAAGGAGAGCAGCAGAGCAGGTTCAGACGCTGACGCCTCAACCACGAGCAAGAAAACAGATACTATAGATGACCTGCTCGGAGGGCTGAGCTCTGACTTGGAGAAGATTGGCGTACGCACCACGACCAAGGGCCACTGTGCTTCCTGCAACAAAAGCATTGTGGGAAAG ATGATCACGGCGCTGGGTCATGTGTGGCACCCTgagcactttgtgtgtgtggcgtgtAAGACGGAGCTGAGCACCACAGGCTTCTTTGAGAGAGAGGGCCAGCCGTATTGTGACAAAGACTATCATCAGCTCTTCTCTCCTCGTTGTGCCTACTGCAAGGGCCCCATTGTGCAG AACATCCTGACAGCTCTGGACCAGACCTGGCACCCCGACCACTTCTTCTGTACACACTGTGGAGGCCTGTTTGGACCTGACG GGTTCCTAGAAAAGGATGGGAAGCCATATTGTAGCAAGGACTTCTACCTCCTCTTTGCTCCCAAGTGCTCAGGCTGTGGAGAGTCCGTGAGGGAGAACTACCTGACTGCAGCCAATGGCACCTGGCATCCAGAGTGCTTCGTCTGCGCA GACTGTCTCAAGCCCTTCACTGATGGCTGTTTCATGGAGTTGAATGGTCACCCCCTCTGCTCACAGCACTTCCACTCCCGGCAAGGCACTCTGTGCGGTGGCTGCGGTGAACCCATCACGGGCCGCTGCATCTCTGCTCTCGATCGCAAGTTTCACCCCGAGCACTTTGTGTGTGCCTTCTGTCTGCGGCAGCTTAGCCAAGGCATCTTCAAGGAGCAGAAAGGGAAGCCATACTGCTTGGCTTGCTTTAACAAACTCTTTGTGTGA